From Anopheles arabiensis isolate DONGOLA chromosome 3, AaraD3, whole genome shotgun sequence, a single genomic window includes:
- the LOC120904753 gene encoding ejaculatory bulb-specific protein 3-like: protein MKFFVVVALALVAAVAAQDKYTTKYDGVDLDEILKSDRLFNNYYKCLMDTGRCTPDGNELKRILPDALKTDCAKCSEKQKSGTEKVINYLIDNRKDQWENLQKKYDPENIYVNKYREDAKKKGINL, encoded by the coding sequence ATGAAATTCTTCGTCGTTGTCGCCCTGGCCCTGGttgccgccgtcgccgcccAGGATAAGTACACCACCAAGTACGATGGTGTCGATCTGGACGAGATCCTGAAGTCGGACCGTCTGTTCAACAACTACTACAAGTGTCTGATGGATACTGGCCGCTGCACCCCGGACGGTAACGAGCTGAAGCGCATCCTGCCGGACGCCCTCAAGACCGACTGTGCCAAGTGTAGCGAGAAGCAGAAGAGTGGCACCGAGAAGGTGATCAACTACCTGATCGACAACCGCAAGGACCAGTGGGAGAACCTGCAGAAGAAGTACGACCCGGAGAACATCTACGTCAACAAGTACCGCGAGGATGCCAAGAAGAAGGGCATCAACCTGTAA
- the LOC120904752 gene encoding ejaculatory bulb-specific protein 3-like: MERFLLLLLFVAIAFGETANETYVTKYDNIDLEEIFSSKRLMDNYMNCLKHVGPCTPDGRELKDNLPDALMSDCVKCSEKQRIGSDKVIKFIVANRPDDFAILEQLYDPTGEYRRKYMQSDALAEHVKKEDRDLPSSGDGDADTETEAHATEHNSQDHDHREGQSDAE, translated from the exons ATGGAGCGCTTTCTACTACTGTTGCTGTTCGTGGCGATCGCGTTCGGTGAAACAGCGAACGAAACCTACGTCACCAAGTACGATAACATCGATCTGGAGGAAATTTTCAGCAGCAAACGTTTGATGGACAACTACATGAACTGTCTGAAACACGTTGGTCCTTGTACGCCCGACGGCCGAGAGCTGAAAG ACAACCTTCCCGATGCGCTGATGAGCGATTGCGTGAAATGCTCCGAAAAGCAACGGATCGGTTCGGACAAGGTGATCAAGTTCATCGTCGCCAACCGGCCGGACGATTTCGCGATCCTCGAGCAGCTGTACGATCCGACCGGCGAGTACCGGCGGAAGTACATGCAGTCGGACGCACTGGCCGAGCACGTGAAGAAGGAAGACCGCGACTTACCGTCGAGCGGCGACGGCGACGCAGACACTGAGACCGAAGCCCACGCAACCGAGCATAACTCTCAAGATCATGACCACCGTGAAGGACAGTCGGATGCGGAGTGA